The following proteins come from a genomic window of bacterium:
- a CDS encoding glycosyltransferase family 4 protein, whose product MHIAIDARTIQAGFAGDRVVLENLIPQLARLPEVTQVTLYGDSRFGSENPLPRADKCQQRLFTTRRGWLWTPVGLPRRLRADGADVLHAPYLVPPVSPCPTVVAIHDLAYRILPELYPPTRSRLRSGLITLSAHRARAVITDSEASRQDLLRLMRLPARKVHVVPLAQAEHFTPGDATEAQARVRAAFGVEPPIILTVGYSSPRKNVPHLLDVVATAPSGPLREATVVVVGRPGMDSPDTLRDRFPGLTGRLVFTGWIGTDDLIALYRAASVFAFPSLYEGFGLPVLEAMACGTPVVTSSTTSLPEVAGEAAVLVEPTDGAALAAALTAVLHDSALPEDLRARGLRRAAEFSWERTARQTFEVYRDALA is encoded by the coding sequence ATGCACATCGCCATTGACGCCAGGACGATCCAGGCCGGCTTCGCCGGAGATCGCGTCGTCCTGGAGAACCTGATACCACAGCTTGCCCGCCTGCCGGAGGTGACGCAGGTCACGCTCTACGGCGACAGCCGCTTTGGGAGCGAGAACCCTCTCCCACGCGCTGACAAGTGCCAGCAGCGGCTCTTTACCACCCGTCGGGGGTGGCTGTGGACCCCCGTCGGCCTGCCGCGGCGGCTGCGTGCCGACGGGGCTGATGTGCTCCACGCGCCCTACCTGGTTCCGCCGGTGTCACCTTGCCCGACGGTCGTCGCCATCCACGACCTGGCCTACCGGATACTGCCCGAGCTGTACCCCCCGACGCGGTCGCGCCTGCGCAGCGGGCTGATCACCCTCTCGGCACACCGTGCGCGCGCCGTCATCACCGACTCGGAGGCCTCGCGCCAGGACCTGCTCAGGCTGATGCGGCTCCCGGCCCGGAAGGTGCATGTGGTCCCTCTGGCCCAGGCCGAGCATTTCACCCCGGGCGACGCGACGGAGGCCCAGGCCCGGGTGCGGGCCGCGTTCGGGGTGGAGCCTCCCATCATCCTGACCGTCGGGTACTCCAGCCCCCGCAAGAACGTCCCGCACCTGCTCGACGTGGTCGCTACCGCTCCGTCGGGGCCGCTGCGTGAAGCCACTGTGGTCGTCGTGGGCCGGCCCGGCATGGACAGCCCGGACACGTTGCGGGATCGCTTCCCCGGTCTCACCGGGCGTCTGGTCTTCACGGGCTGGATCGGCACTGACGACCTGATTGCCCTCTACCGCGCCGCGAGTGTGTTCGCGTTCCCGTCCCTGTATGAGGGGTTTGGCCTGCCGGTCCTCGAAGCCATGGCCTGTGGCACCCCGGTGGTGACTTCCAGCACCACCAGCCTGCCCGAGGTCGCCGGCGAGGCCGCCGTACTGGTCGAGCCCACCGATGGCGCGGCCCTCGCTGCAGCCCTGACCGCCGTCTTGCACGACAGCGCCCTGCCCGAGGACCTGCGGGCGCGAGGCCTGCGGCGGGCAGCAGAGTTCTCCTGGGAGCGCACGGCGCGACAGACATTCGAGGTCTACCGGGATGCTCTCGCCTGA